The following proteins are encoded in a genomic region of Bosea beijingensis:
- a CDS encoding PRC-barrel domain-containing protein: protein MLSTVGVAMLATAAMAQTSAPTPPSSAPAAPTATQSSASAPAETNLAGQGKWRTSKLIGVDVYGPDDKKVGDVTEVIVDKTGKVEMVTIGVGGFLGIGSKDVAVPFDQVTWSDQPIAPPAPAPAPAGSAGSTGGGGMASPPAAAAPKAPAMYPDHGKITMTKDQLKSAPSVTYSGT from the coding sequence ATGTTGTCCACCGTTGGTGTCGCGATGCTCGCTACAGCCGCAATGGCGCAGACCAGCGCCCCGACCCCGCCCTCCTCTGCGCCCGCCGCGCCGACCGCCACGCAGTCGAGCGCCAGCGCTCCGGCCGAGACCAATCTCGCTGGCCAGGGCAAGTGGCGCACTAGCAAGCTGATCGGCGTCGACGTCTATGGTCCCGACGACAAGAAGGTCGGCGACGTGACCGAGGTGATCGTCGACAAGACCGGCAAGGTCGAGATGGTCACGATCGGCGTCGGCGGCTTCCTCGGCATCGGCTCGAAGGATGTCGCGGTCCCGTTCGACCAGGTGACATGGAGCGACCAGCCGATCGCGCCGCCGGCTCCGGCGCCTGCTCCGGCCGGTAGTGCTGGCAGCACGGGTGGCGGTGGCATGGCTTCCCCGCCGGCTGCGGCAGCGCCGAAGGCACCGGCCATGTATCCGGATCACGGCAAGATCACGATGACCAAGGATCAGCTCAAGTCTGCTCCTAGCGTGACCTATTCCGGCACCTGA
- a CDS encoding NAD(P)H-hydrate dehydratase: MTGRAELALLTTRQMAMADRVAIAAGTPGIELMERAGRAVADAVLMRAGAGSTVTLLCGPGNNGGDGFVAARLLREQGLNVRVLLPGGGDGFKGDAAIALQRWAGPVEALGSLRDAQSDIFVDALFGAGLTRPLSGGFAEAVTLLNRAGRPVIAVDMPSGVSGDTGKADGIAVRASETVTFFRLKPGHLLQPGRSLCGPVTVADIGIPVRAALEAVEATAFRNDPALWRRAWPKQEVDTHKFRRGAVAVLAGGIAGVGAPRLGARAALRIGAGLATLLCEPDALPIHAARGPDALMQRAVADRATLEAFLGDRRVSAVLAGPALGLDRRAQDLVRAVTEGDRPAALDADALTTLAGFSDGGACLLRNRGSETVLTPHEGEFQRLFGQKHSIAAEPSKLERGRKAAALSGAVIVYKGADTVIAAPDGRAAINATGSAALATAGSGDVLAGMIAGLLAQGMPAFEAGCAAVWLHGLAGERLGMGLIADDLPEVVPSLLRELLAA; this comes from the coding sequence ATGACGGGCAGGGCGGAGCTCGCCTTGCTGACCACGCGGCAGATGGCGATGGCCGATCGCGTCGCGATTGCGGCGGGCACGCCCGGAATCGAGCTGATGGAACGTGCGGGCCGCGCGGTGGCAGATGCCGTGCTCATGCGAGCAGGGGCAGGAAGCACCGTCACTCTGCTCTGCGGGCCCGGCAATAATGGCGGCGACGGCTTCGTCGCGGCGCGGCTTCTGCGCGAGCAGGGGCTGAATGTCCGGGTGCTGCTGCCGGGTGGCGGCGACGGCTTCAAGGGCGATGCCGCGATCGCGCTGCAGCGCTGGGCCGGCCCGGTCGAGGCGCTGGGCTCGCTGCGCGATGCGCAGAGCGACATCTTCGTCGATGCACTGTTCGGCGCCGGCCTGACGCGCCCGCTCTCCGGGGGCTTCGCTGAAGCGGTGACGCTTCTCAACCGGGCGGGGCGCCCCGTGATTGCCGTCGACATGCCGAGCGGCGTGTCCGGCGATACCGGCAAGGCGGACGGCATCGCCGTCAGGGCAAGCGAGACCGTGACCTTCTTCCGCTTGAAGCCGGGGCATCTGCTCCAGCCGGGGCGGTCGCTCTGTGGCCCGGTGACCGTCGCCGATATCGGCATTCCCGTCCGGGCGGCGCTTGAGGCCGTCGAGGCGACGGCTTTCCGTAACGATCCCGCGCTCTGGCGGCGGGCCTGGCCGAAGCAAGAGGTCGATACGCATAAGTTCCGGCGCGGAGCCGTCGCTGTGCTGGCGGGCGGGATCGCGGGCGTCGGGGCGCCGCGGCTCGGCGCCCGCGCCGCGTTGCGGATCGGCGCCGGGCTTGCGACCCTTCTGTGCGAGCCCGACGCCCTGCCGATCCACGCGGCGCGGGGGCCGGATGCGCTGATGCAGCGAGCGGTGGCCGATCGCGCGACGCTGGAGGCCTTCCTCGGCGATCGGCGGGTCTCGGCCGTCCTCGCAGGACCAGCTTTGGGTCTCGACCGACGCGCGCAGGATCTCGTGCGCGCCGTGACCGAGGGCGACCGACCGGCCGCACTCGATGCCGATGCCCTGACCACGCTGGCGGGCTTTTCGGATGGTGGCGCGTGCCTTCTCCGGAATCGTGGCAGCGAGACCGTGCTGACACCCCATGAGGGCGAGTTTCAGCGGTTGTTCGGGCAGAAGCACTCGATCGCCGCGGAGCCGTCCAAGCTCGAGCGAGGCCGGAAGGCTGCGGCGCTGTCCGGGGCGGTCATCGTCTACAAGGGCGCGGATACGGTGATCGCGGCGCCGGACGGGCGTGCCGCCATCAACGCGACGGGATCGGCGGCGCTGGCGACGGCCGGGTCCGGCGATGTACTGGCCGGGATGATCGCTGGCCTGCTCGCCCAGGGCATGCCCGCCTTCGAGGCGGGCTGCGCGGCCGTCTGGCTGCATGGCCTCGCCGGCGAACGGCTTGGAATGGGGCTCATCGCCGACGATCTGCCGGAGGTCGTCCCATCGCTACTGCGGGAGTTGCTCGCGGCCTGA
- a CDS encoding P-II family nitrogen regulator, whose amino-acid sequence MKKIEAIIKPFKLDEVKEALQEVGLQGITVLEAKGFGRQKGHTELYRGAEYVVDFLPKVKIEIVLADDMLDRAIEAIMKAAQTGRIGDGKIFVSSIEGVIRIRTGETGADAI is encoded by the coding sequence ATGAAGAAGATCGAAGCGATCATCAAGCCCTTCAAGCTGGACGAGGTGAAGGAGGCCCTCCAGGAAGTCGGGCTGCAGGGCATCACCGTCCTGGAAGCCAAGGGCTTCGGCCGCCAGAAGGGCCATACCGAACTCTATCGCGGCGCCGAATACGTGGTCGACTTCCTGCCGAAGGTGAAGATCGAGATCGTGCTCGCCGACGACATGCTGGATCGCGCCATCGAGGCCATCATGAAGGCCGCCCAGACCGGCCGCATCGGAGATGGCAAGATTTTTGTATCGAGCATCGAGGGGGTGATCCGCATCCGCACGGGCGAGACCGGCGCGGACGCGATCTGA
- the glnA gene encoding type I glutamate--ammonia ligase, with amino-acid sequence MKSAKDVLKAIKDNDVKYVDFRFTDPRGKWQHWTFDVSIIDEDIFAEGTMFDGSSIAGWKAINESDMLLMPDPTTAVMDPFFSAPTMVINCDVLEPATGEPYSRDPRGIAKKAEAYLKSTGIGDTVYVGPEAEFFIFDDVKIAADPYNTGFKLDAAELPINGMTDYEGGNLGHRIATKGGYFPVPPQDMAQDMRGEMLAAMASMGVAVEKHHHEVASAQHELGMKFDTLVKTADLLQTYKYCIHNVAQSYGKTATFMPKPVYGDNGSGMHVHQSIWKNGKPLFAGNKYADLSQECLWYIGGIIKHAKALNAFTNPSTNSYKRLVPGYEAPVLLAYSARNRSASCRIPWTTSPKAKRVEVRFPDPMANPYLAFSAMMMAGLDGIVNKIDPGPAMDKDLYDLPPRELKKIPTVCGSLREALEALKKDNAFLKAGGVFSDDFIESYIELKMQDVARFEMTPHPVEFAMYYSY; translated from the coding sequence ATGAAAAGCGCCAAGGATGTCCTCAAGGCGATCAAGGACAACGACGTCAAATACGTCGACTTCCGCTTCACCGACCCGCGCGGCAAGTGGCAGCACTGGACCTTCGACGTCAGCATCATCGACGAGGACATCTTCGCCGAGGGCACGATGTTCGACGGCTCCTCGATCGCCGGCTGGAAGGCGATCAACGAGTCCGACATGCTGCTGATGCCGGACCCGACGACCGCCGTGATGGACCCGTTCTTCTCGGCTCCGACCATGGTCATCAACTGCGACGTGCTCGAGCCCGCCACCGGCGAACCCTATAGCCGCGACCCGCGTGGCATCGCCAAGAAGGCCGAGGCTTATCTCAAGTCGACCGGCATCGGCGACACCGTCTATGTCGGCCCTGAGGCCGAGTTCTTCATCTTCGACGACGTCAAGATCGCCGCTGACCCGTACAACACGGGCTTCAAGCTCGACGCCGCCGAGCTGCCGATCAACGGCATGACCGATTACGAGGGCGGCAACCTCGGCCACCGCATCGCCACCAAGGGCGGCTACTTCCCGGTTCCGCCGCAGGACATGGCTCAGGACATGCGCGGCGAGATGCTCGCGGCCATGGCCTCGATGGGCGTCGCCGTCGAGAAGCACCACCATGAGGTCGCCTCGGCCCAGCACGAGCTCGGCATGAAGTTCGACACGCTGGTGAAGACCGCCGACCTGCTGCAGACCTACAAGTACTGCATCCACAACGTCGCCCAGAGCTATGGCAAGACGGCGACCTTCATGCCGAAGCCGGTCTATGGCGACAACGGCTCGGGCATGCATGTCCACCAGTCCATCTGGAAGAACGGCAAGCCGCTCTTCGCCGGCAACAAATACGCCGACCTGTCGCAGGAGTGCCTCTGGTACATCGGCGGCATCATCAAGCACGCCAAGGCGCTGAACGCCTTCACCAACCCCTCGACCAACTCCTACAAGCGCCTCGTCCCGGGCTATGAGGCCCCGGTGCTGCTCGCCTATTCGGCGCGCAACCGCTCGGCCTCCTGCCGTATTCCGTGGACGACCTCGCCGAAGGCCAAGCGCGTCGAGGTCCGCTTCCCCGATCCGATGGCGAACCCCTATCTCGCCTTCTCGGCCATGATGATGGCCGGCCTCGACGGCATCGTGAACAAGATCGATCCCGGCCCGGCGATGGACAAGGATCTCTACGACCTGCCGCCGCGCGAGCTGAAGAAGATCCCGACCGTCTGCGGCTCGCTGCGCGAGGCGCTGGAAGCGCTGAAGAAGGACAACGCCTTCCTCAAGGCCGGCGGCGTCTTCTCCGACGACTTCATCGAGAGCTATATCGAGCTCAAGATGCAGGACGTGGCGCGCTTCGAGATGACGCCGCACCCGGTCGAATTCGCGATGTACTACTCGTACTGA
- a CDS encoding glycosyltransferase family 4 protein has translation MISINGRFLGQPLTGVQRFALELTRALDRRIGAGAVPEALKGARWRLLAPQETPETGEFRHIALERFGPFSGHLWEQTALARRAAGDILVGFGGSGPLLHRRQLVVIHDVTIFRHPEAFSRAYRATHKLLGFGLTRTARIATVSRFSRGELGTIFGVAPEKVPVIYNATDHFSGLVPDESVLQRLGLEGTNFFFMLGTLKPNKNIDFAIRAFDALGDHGWKLVIAGGLDKSGVFKADAPASAENLVFPGRLTDAEIVALERRARAFVFPSLYEGFGIPPLEAMTQGCPVLAADIPAVREACGEAALYFDPRDRDSLEAALRQIMDADGAALGLPEKGHANLARFSWDKSAETLLATLSEMAAPRR, from the coding sequence GTGATCTCGATCAACGGCCGCTTCCTCGGCCAGCCGCTCACCGGCGTGCAGCGCTTCGCTCTCGAATTGACCAGGGCGCTGGATCGCAGGATCGGCGCAGGAGCCGTTCCCGAAGCGCTGAAGGGCGCGCGCTGGCGATTGCTCGCGCCGCAGGAGACTCCTGAAACCGGCGAGTTCCGGCACATCGCGCTGGAACGCTTCGGCCCATTCTCCGGCCACCTTTGGGAACAGACCGCGCTCGCGCGCCGCGCCGCGGGAGACATCCTCGTCGGCTTCGGCGGCAGCGGCCCCCTGCTCCATCGCCGGCAGCTCGTCGTGATCCATGACGTCACCATCTTCCGCCATCCGGAAGCGTTCAGCCGCGCCTATCGCGCCACCCACAAACTCCTCGGCTTCGGATTGACGCGCACCGCGCGCATCGCGACCGTCTCGCGGTTCTCACGCGGCGAGCTCGGCACGATCTTCGGCGTCGCGCCGGAGAAGGTCCCGGTGATCTACAACGCCACCGACCATTTTTCGGGACTGGTTCCGGACGAATCCGTGCTGCAGCGCCTCGGCCTCGAAGGCACGAATTTCTTCTTCATGCTGGGCACGCTGAAGCCCAACAAGAACATCGACTTCGCCATCCGCGCCTTCGACGCCCTCGGCGATCACGGCTGGAAGCTCGTCATCGCGGGTGGGCTCGACAAGAGCGGCGTGTTCAAGGCCGATGCGCCCGCGAGCGCCGAGAACCTCGTCTTCCCCGGACGGCTGACGGATGCCGAGATCGTCGCGCTGGAGCGCCGCGCCCGTGCCTTCGTCTTCCCCAGCCTCTATGAGGGCTTCGGCATCCCGCCGCTCGAGGCGATGACGCAGGGCTGCCCGGTACTGGCTGCGGATATCCCGGCGGTCCGCGAAGCCTGCGGCGAGGCGGCGCTCTATTTCGATCCCCGCGATCGCGACAGCCTCGAAGCGGCGCTGCGCCAGATCATGGATGCCGATGGCGCTGCGCTGGGCCTGCCCGAGAAGGGCCATGCCAATCTCGCTCGCTTCTCATGGGACAAGAGCGCCGAGACGCTGCTCGCGACCTTGTCGGAGATGGCCGCACCGCGACGCTGA
- a CDS encoding glycosyltransferase family 2 protein, translating into MKIIVGIATAGRREVLSDTLAQIARQERRPEAILICPAVEADVDWAYAASLGMTVRHIEAERGLCAQRNAIVDAGADADIVVFFDDDFLPAPSFLGEVERLFSGEPDIVVATGQVLADGIHGPGLGAEESLAILAHDQPPAEARITPVENAYGCNMVLGMAAIRRAGARFDENLPLYGWQEDTDFCQQLAGQGRIVHSTALRGVHRGSKRGRTPGVRLGYSQMANPFYLVRKGTLRPARALRMAGGNLAANMLGSLKPQGLVDRRGRLKGNLIAFADLLRGRLNPRRILSFD; encoded by the coding sequence ATGAAGATCATCGTCGGGATCGCCACGGCCGGGCGCCGGGAGGTTCTCTCCGATACGCTGGCCCAGATCGCACGGCAGGAGCGCCGGCCCGAGGCGATCCTGATCTGCCCGGCCGTCGAGGCGGATGTGGACTGGGCCTATGCCGCAAGCCTCGGGATGACGGTGCGCCATATCGAGGCCGAGCGCGGACTCTGCGCCCAGCGCAACGCGATCGTCGACGCCGGTGCCGATGCCGATATCGTCGTGTTCTTCGACGACGATTTCCTGCCGGCCCCGTCCTTCCTGGGTGAGGTCGAGCGCCTCTTCTCGGGTGAGCCCGATATCGTGGTCGCGACCGGCCAGGTCCTCGCAGACGGCATTCACGGCCCAGGTCTCGGCGCGGAGGAATCGCTTGCGATCCTGGCGCACGACCAGCCTCCGGCCGAGGCCAGGATCACGCCGGTCGAGAATGCCTATGGCTGCAACATGGTGCTCGGCATGGCGGCGATCCGGCGAGCCGGCGCCCGCTTCGACGAGAACCTGCCGCTCTACGGCTGGCAGGAGGACACCGATTTCTGCCAGCAACTGGCCGGGCAGGGGCGCATCGTTCACAGCACGGCGTTGCGCGGCGTTCACCGCGGGAGCAAGCGCGGGCGGACGCCGGGGGTGCGCCTGGGCTATTCGCAGATGGCGAACCCCTTCTACCTCGTTCGGAAAGGCACGCTGCGGCCGGCCCGGGCCCTGCGGATGGCGGGAGGAAACCTCGCCGCCAATATGCTCGGCAGCCTGAAGCCGCAGGGGCTTGTCGACCGGCGCGGGCGCCTGAAGGGGAACCTGATCGCGTTCGCCGATCTCCTGCGCGGCCGGCTGAACCCGCGGCGGATCCTGTCGTTCGACTAG
- the parE gene encoding DNA topoisomerase IV subunit B has translation MADNGDLFGGEPERPDAASPRPEARVPAASPKAAPASAAPARNGTLSEAGYDASAIEVLEGLEPVRRRPGMYIGGTDERALHHLFAEVIDNAMDEAVAGHATFIDVELFEDGSLAVTDNGRGIPVDPHPKFPGKSALEVIMTTLHAGGKFDSKAYETSGGLHGVGVSVVNALSDRLEVEVARGKTLYRQIFSRGLPQGPLETVGAVANRRGTRVRFHPDAQIFGEGAHFSPARLFRMARSKAYLFGGVEIRWTCAPALLKPEGDVAAEAVFRFPGGLRDYLGREIEGKDLVAEPIFSGKITREGSHGSLEWAVAWLATGEDGFSSSYCNTIPTPEGGTHEQGLRIALLRGLRDHAERIGQSKRMAQVTSDDVMATCAAMLSVFIREPEFQGQTKDKLATQEAHRIVENAIRDAFDHWLAAAPQQALRLLDWSVDRAEERLRRRLEKEVSRKTATRKLRLPGKLADCSNAGAAGSELFIVEGDSAGGSAKQARNRANQAILPLRGKILNVANATREKLNQNQQLADLILALGCGIGTQFREDDLRYEKVIVMTDADVDGAHIASLLVTFFWRQMPRLIEKGHLYLAVPPLYRLQHGGKSIYARNDAHKDELIETVFKGKKPEISRFKGLGEMMPAQLKETTMDPSKRILLKVMVDHEAKEETSDTVERLMGNKPEARFVFIQERAAFAGELIDL, from the coding sequence ATGGCGGATAACGGCGATCTTTTCGGCGGAGAACCGGAGCGGCCCGACGCGGCAAGCCCCCGGCCGGAAGCGCGCGTCCCCGCCGCGAGCCCCAAGGCAGCGCCGGCATCGGCTGCCCCTGCCCGCAACGGCACGCTGTCCGAGGCCGGCTACGACGCCTCGGCGATCGAGGTCCTCGAAGGGCTGGAGCCGGTCCGTCGCCGGCCCGGCATGTATATCGGCGGCACCGACGAGCGCGCCCTGCATCACCTCTTCGCCGAGGTGATCGACAACGCCATGGACGAGGCGGTGGCCGGCCACGCCACCTTCATCGATGTCGAGCTGTTCGAGGACGGCTCGCTTGCTGTCACCGACAATGGCCGCGGCATCCCCGTCGATCCGCACCCGAAATTCCCTGGCAAGTCGGCGCTCGAAGTCATCATGACGACGCTTCATGCCGGCGGAAAGTTCGACTCCAAGGCCTATGAGACCTCGGGCGGCCTGCATGGCGTCGGCGTCTCCGTGGTCAATGCGCTGTCGGACCGGCTCGAGGTCGAGGTTGCGCGCGGCAAGACGCTCTACCGCCAGATATTCTCGCGCGGCCTGCCGCAGGGTCCGCTGGAGACGGTCGGTGCGGTCGCCAACCGCCGCGGCACCCGGGTGCGCTTCCATCCCGACGCGCAGATCTTCGGCGAAGGTGCGCATTTCTCCCCGGCCCGCCTGTTCAGGATGGCGCGCTCGAAGGCCTATCTCTTCGGCGGCGTCGAGATCCGCTGGACCTGCGCGCCCGCATTGCTGAAGCCCGAGGGCGACGTCGCAGCCGAGGCGGTCTTCCGCTTCCCCGGCGGCTTGCGCGACTATCTCGGCCGTGAGATCGAGGGCAAGGACCTCGTCGCCGAGCCGATTTTCTCCGGCAAGATCACGCGGGAAGGCAGCCACGGCTCGCTCGAATGGGCGGTGGCCTGGCTCGCGACCGGTGAGGACGGCTTCTCGTCGTCCTATTGCAACACGATCCCGACGCCCGAGGGCGGCACCCATGAGCAAGGCCTGCGCATCGCCCTGCTGCGCGGCCTGCGCGACCATGCCGAGCGCATCGGCCAGTCGAAGCGCATGGCGCAGGTCACCTCCGACGACGTCATGGCGACCTGCGCCGCCATGCTCTCTGTCTTCATCCGCGAGCCGGAATTCCAGGGCCAGACCAAGGACAAGCTCGCGACGCAGGAAGCCCATCGCATCGTCGAGAACGCGATCCGCGACGCCTTCGACCATTGGCTTGCAGCCGCCCCGCAGCAGGCGCTGCGCCTGCTCGACTGGTCGGTCGACCGCGCCGAGGAGCGCCTGCGCCGCCGTCTCGAAAAGGAAGTCTCGCGCAAGACCGCGACGCGCAAGCTGCGCCTGCCCGGCAAGCTCGCCGATTGCTCGAATGCGGGCGCGGCCGGTTCGGAACTCTTCATCGTCGAGGGCGACTCGGCCGGCGGCTCGGCCAAGCAGGCGCGGAATCGCGCCAATCAGGCGATCCTCCCCCTGCGTGGCAAGATCCTCAACGTCGCCAATGCGACGCGCGAGAAGCTGAACCAGAACCAGCAGCTCGCCGATCTCATCCTGGCGCTCGGCTGCGGCATCGGCACCCAGTTCCGCGAGGACGACCTACGCTACGAGAAGGTCATCGTGATGACCGACGCCGATGTCGACGGCGCCCATATCGCCTCGCTGCTCGTCACCTTCTTCTGGCGCCAGATGCCGCGCCTGATCGAGAAGGGCCATCTCTATCTCGCCGTGCCGCCGCTCTACCGGCTCCAGCACGGGGGTAAGAGCATCTATGCCCGCAACGACGCCCATAAGGACGAGCTGATCGAGACCGTGTTCAAGGGCAAGAAGCCGGAGATCTCGCGCTTCAAGGGCCTCGGCGAAATGATGCCGGCCCAGCTCAAGGAAACCACCATGGACCCGAGCAAGCGCATCCTGCTCAAGGTCATGGTCGACCACGAGGCAAAGGAAGAAACCTCCGACACGGTCGAGCGCCTGATGGGCAACAAGCCGGAGGCGCGTTTCGTCTTCATCCAGGAACGCGCCGCCTTTGCCGGCGAACTGATCGACCTGTGA
- a CDS encoding LysR family transcriptional regulator produces the protein MGEPASPPSRRDGELASPAGQASWDDIRIFNAIAVGGSMAVAAAQLGLSEATIARRLKAFETELGLQLFMREANRLVPTSIGMELATEAALVEAAAKRFAIRADAARPQADAPVRITATTSISLLLTMNATAISQAAGGVEIVIISTRNRLDLTRGEADIALRMTRVPGEPGHYAQKVGRLMQALYVRRDVDPATAPIISVNRETSSRIDDYIMAYAAGRPIAARVGDSAARYESIRSAGALSMAPCFMGDADPGLRRLQSPPEATGDDIFLVSHEVSRRRPGVAAVLAALRKLFKERQALLAGRAVEQTGDR, from the coding sequence ATGGGCGAGCCTGCTTCCCCTCCATCTCGACGCGACGGTGAACTGGCATCGCCGGCCGGACAGGCGTCCTGGGACGACATCCGGATCTTCAACGCCATCGCCGTCGGCGGGTCGATGGCCGTGGCGGCGGCGCAGCTAGGCCTCAGCGAAGCGACCATCGCCCGCCGGCTCAAGGCTTTCGAGACCGAGCTCGGCCTGCAACTCTTCATGCGCGAGGCCAACCGGCTCGTGCCGACTTCCATAGGCATGGAGCTGGCGACAGAGGCCGCCCTCGTCGAGGCGGCCGCCAAACGCTTCGCGATCCGTGCCGATGCAGCCCGCCCGCAGGCCGATGCCCCCGTCCGCATCACAGCCACAACCTCGATCAGCCTGCTCCTGACCATGAATGCGACCGCGATCTCGCAGGCTGCCGGCGGAGTCGAGATCGTCATCATCAGCACGCGCAACCGACTCGACCTGACCCGCGGCGAGGCCGATATCGCGTTGCGCATGACCAGGGTCCCGGGTGAGCCCGGCCACTACGCCCAGAAGGTCGGGCGCCTGATGCAGGCGCTCTATGTCCGTCGCGACGTCGATCCCGCGACCGCGCCGATCATCTCGGTCAATCGCGAAACCTCCTCGCGGATCGACGACTACATCATGGCCTATGCGGCAGGACGGCCGATCGCCGCGCGCGTCGGCGATTCCGCTGCCCGCTACGAAAGCATCCGTTCGGCCGGGGCGCTGTCGATGGCGCCCTGCTTCATGGGCGATGCCGATCCGGGCCTGCGCCGCCTCCAGTCCCCGCCCGAGGCGACAGGCGATGACATCTTCCTGGTCTCGCACGAGGTCTCGCGCCGCAGGCCCGGCGTCGCCGCCGTGCTCGCCGCCCTGCGCAAACTGTTCAAGGAACGCCAGGCTCTCCTGGCAGGCCGGGCCGTCGAGCAGACCGGCGATCGTTAA